From one Humulus lupulus chromosome 8, drHumLupu1.1, whole genome shotgun sequence genomic stretch:
- the LOC133798007 gene encoding endochitinase PR4-like: MTSSNVAKTLVSLIVVGAILALPKNVMAQSSVGSIVTQDFFNGIINKATGDCPGKSFYNRDAFLNAVNSYGQFASGPDEQSKREIAAFFAHVSHETGFLCYIEEIGGANLDPSHYCDQTRISEYPCNPSKGYYGRGPLQLTWNYNYGAFGNANSIDGLNAPETLAQDAVVSFKSALWFWMENVHSVIGEGFGATTRRINGAIECDGKRPDLVQARVNYYNDYCNQLGVAPGDNLYC, translated from the exons ATGACTTCTTCTAATGTGGCCAAAACACTAGTAAGCCTCATTGTGGTAGGAGCCATCCTAGCCCTGCCCAAAAATGTGATGGCTCAAAGTTCGGTAGGTTCTATTGTGACACAAGACTTTTTCAATGGGATAATCAACAAGGCTACCGGGGACTGTCCCGGAAAGAGCTTCTACAACAGAGACGCTTTCCTTAACGCTGTCAACTCGTATGGTCAGTTTGCTTCTGGTCCTGATGAGCAATCTAAACGTGAGATTGCAGCTTTCTTTGCCCATGTTTCCCACGAAACAGGAT TTCTATGCTATATAGAGGAGATAGGAGGTGCAAATCTGGACCCTTCTCACTACTGTGACCAAACTAGAATTTCAGAATATCCATGCAACCCAAGCAAGGGTTACTACGGCCGTGGACCACTCCAGCTGACATGGAACTATAACTATGGAGCTTTCGGCAATGCAAACAGCATCGATGGCTTGAACGCACCCGAAACACTGGCACAAGACGCTGTCGTTTCGTTCAAATCCGCATTGTGGTTCTGGATGGAGAACGTTCATTCTGTGATCGGCGAAGGGTTTGGTGCCACCACAAGAAGGATCAATGGTGCTATCGAATGTGACGGAAAGCGGCCTGACCTAGTTCAAGCTCGCGTCAACTATTACAATGACTACTGCAACCAGCTTGGTGTTGCTCCTGGAGACAACCTCTATTGCTAA
- the LOC133795741 gene encoding pentatricopeptide repeat-containing protein At1g10910, chloroplastic-like: protein MEGASQSPEERSRRPSDNGRATMRLPDKVRSGLDVESSPYNIDLTWTSGLSEENALKVYVRGGLFEKSRELLAELQAKGYAEDEMPYCLLMNALAKTGQINEAKSVFDEMLEKCVSSDGYSYSIMISAFCRGGLLEEAKQLAKDFEARYDTYDLVMFNTMLCAYCRAGDMESVMEMLKKMDELAISPDYNTFHILIKYFFKEKLYLLAYRMTVDMHNKGHQLDEELCSSLIFHLGKMKAHPDAFSVYNMLRYGKSTMCKAIHEKILYILITGRLLKDAYVVVKDNGELISTPAMKKFTTIFIKSGNINSINDVLKVIHGFGCKIDEEIFQMAISRYIMKPEKKDLLIQLLQWMSPHDYTVDSSTRNLILKNSHLFGRQLIAEILSKQHTMLKAPKSDKNDGLLVEQLQINPSFVESFPFD from the exons ATGGAAGGAGCCTCTCAGTCGCCGGAAGAGCGAAGTCGGAGACCGAGTGATAATGGTCGTGCGACGATGAG GCTTCCCGACAAGGTCCGTTCTGGTCTTGACGTTGAGTCCAGTCCCTACAATATCGACTTAACTTGGACCAGTGGCTTGAGTGAAG AAAATGCGCTCAAGGTATATGTCAGAGGAGGTTTGTTTGAAAAGTCTCGAGAATTGTTAGCTGAACTGCAAGCTAAGGGCTACGCCGAAGATGAG ATGCCATACTGTTTATTGATGAATGCACTTGCTAAGACTGGACAGATCAATGAAGCTAAATCAGTTTTTGATGAAATGCTTGAGAAATGCGTTAGCT CGGATGGTTATTCCTACAGTATCATGATTTCAGCATTCTGCAGAGGCGGGCTTTTGGAAGAAGCAAAGCAGTTGGCCAAGGATTTTGAAGCAAGATATGACACATACGACTTGGTGATGTTTAACACTATGCTCTGTGCTTACTGCAGAGCAGGCGATATGGAGAGCGTAATGGAAATGTTAAAGAAAATGGATGAATTAGCTATCAGTCCTGATTATAATACCTTTCATATcctaataaaatatttctttaagGAGAAGTTGTATTTGCTTGCTTACCGAATGACAGTGGACATGCACAATAAAGGCCATCAATTAGATGAG GAACTCTGTTCCTCCCTAATATTTCATCTTGGTAAGATGAAGGCACACCCCGATGCTTTTTCTGTCTACAATATGTTGAGATATGGAAAAAGCACCATGTGCAAGGCTATCCATGAAAAGATTCTCTACATTTTAATCACTGGCCGGCTTTTGAAAGATGCCTATGTTGTAGTAAAG GACAATGGAGAGTTGATTTCCACGCCTGCTATGAAAAAGTTTACAACTATATTTATTAAGTCAGGAAACATCAATTCAATAAATGATGTTTTGAAAGTGATCCATGGTTTCGGCTGCAAGATTGATGAG GAAATATTTCAGATGGCCATATCACGTTATATTATGAAGCCTGAAAAGAAGGATTTACTTATTCAACTTCTGCAATGGATGTCCCCACATGATTATACTGTTGATTCATCTACAAGAAACCTAATCCTGAAGAACTCTCACTTATTTGGTCGCCAACTTATTGCTGAAATACTGTCCAAGCAGCATACTATGTTAAAAGCTCCAAAATCTGATAAAAACGATGGATTGCTCGTTGAACAGTTGCAGATCAACCCCTCTTTTGTAGAGAGCTTTCCATTTGACTGA